Proteins found in one Microbacterium sp. SSM24 genomic segment:
- a CDS encoding enoyl-CoA hydratase/isomerase family protein yields the protein MSDSILLHVEDGLARVTFNRPAFLNAMDFEMGGRWRDIAHAVTTDPAVGAVILDAAGPAFCAGGDVVAMATSRAAGSDVTAAAHVIHDGIRTFALSDKPIVAAVQGAVAGGGLGLMLSADYIVAADSARFVSKYANIGLTPDLGVSTLLPAAIGQRRALQLLLQDTTIDAATALDWGLVAEVLPRDEVAARVEAIAQFWLAGATTAFGQAKRLVRVGADRPFTENLDDEARSIGARFETDESRARVAAFAAASAKSAASRS from the coding sequence ATGAGCGACTCGATCCTCCTCCACGTCGAAGACGGCCTCGCGCGCGTCACCTTCAACCGTCCCGCATTCCTCAACGCGATGGACTTCGAGATGGGCGGCCGGTGGCGCGACATCGCTCACGCGGTGACGACCGATCCCGCGGTGGGCGCGGTCATCCTGGATGCCGCCGGCCCGGCCTTCTGCGCGGGCGGCGACGTCGTCGCGATGGCGACCTCGCGCGCTGCCGGGTCGGACGTCACCGCGGCGGCGCACGTCATCCATGACGGCATCCGCACTTTCGCGCTCTCCGACAAGCCGATCGTCGCGGCCGTGCAGGGCGCCGTGGCGGGTGGGGGCCTCGGGCTCATGCTGAGCGCCGACTACATCGTCGCCGCCGACTCCGCCCGGTTCGTCAGCAAGTACGCCAACATCGGCCTCACCCCCGACCTCGGGGTCTCGACGCTGCTCCCGGCGGCGATCGGCCAGCGCCGGGCGCTGCAGCTGCTGCTCCAGGACACGACGATCGACGCCGCGACCGCCTTGGACTGGGGACTCGTGGCCGAGGTCCTGCCCCGCGACGAGGTCGCCGCCCGCGTCGAGGCGATCGCGCAGTTCTGGCTCGCCGGCGCCACCACCGCCTTCGGTCAGGCCAAGCGCCTCGTCCGCGTGGGCGCCGACCGCCCCTTCACCGAGAACCTCGACGACGAGGCCCGTTCGATCGGCGCCCGCTTCGAGACGGACGAGTCGCGCGCCCGCGTCGCCGCGTTCGCCGCGGCATCCGCCAAGTCCGCCGCATCCCGATCCTGA
- a CDS encoding NUDIX domain-containing protein, with protein sequence MPVHSAGLLLYRVTDAAAEVFIAHMGGPYWAAKDDAAWSVPKGEYDPDTESALDAARREFEEELGVAPPPEPYAELGTWAYSSGKRITVFIVDGAVFDPGDFAFGEFELEWPPRSGKTASFPEVDRAEWMPLPAARDKLVKGQRPALDALEQRLAEAEADAEADAG encoded by the coding sequence ATGCCGGTGCACAGTGCGGGCCTGCTCCTGTATCGGGTGACGGATGCCGCGGCCGAGGTGTTCATCGCGCACATGGGTGGCCCATACTGGGCCGCCAAGGACGACGCGGCGTGGTCGGTGCCCAAGGGCGAATACGACCCCGACACCGAGTCGGCGCTCGACGCCGCGCGGCGGGAGTTCGAGGAGGAGCTCGGCGTCGCCCCGCCGCCCGAGCCCTACGCCGAGCTCGGCACGTGGGCGTATTCGTCGGGCAAGCGCATCACGGTCTTCATCGTCGACGGGGCGGTCTTCGACCCGGGGGACTTCGCGTTCGGCGAGTTCGAGCTCGAATGGCCGCCGCGGTCCGGGAAGACGGCGTCGTTCCCGGAGGTGGACCGGGCGGAGTGGATGCCGCTCCCCGCCGCGCGCGACAAGCTCGTGAAGGGTCAGCGCCCCGCCCTCGACGCCCTCGAACAGCGCCTTGCCGAGGCCGAGGCCGACGCCGAGGCCGACGCGGGTTAG
- a CDS encoding ABC transporter ATP-binding protein: MLAKLLVRYLKPYGWLMLGVLVFQFASALGSLYLPSLNADIIDNGVSKGDTEYIWRTGLVMLTVSLAQIVAAIIATYFAAKAAMRMGRDLRDGIFERVSSFSEREVSGFSAGSLITRNTNDVQQVQMLAMMGATFLVSAPLLAIGGVLLAIEQAPSLAWIIAVSVPVLLVVAGLLIVRMVPLFRSYQGKLDGVNRVMREQLTGIRVIRAFVREPIEEERFREANTDIMVVGRKVGSLFVLLFPAVMLILNVTVIGVIWFGGMQVDAGDIQIGTLFAFMQYIMIILSGVMMASFMALMIPRAAVSAERIGEVLATKSTLTRSADAEPLLPTPGVVSFDDVTYTYPGAEHPILSGISFRAEPGETVAIVGSTGAGKSTLISLLPRLFDVTDGAVRVGGVDVREADLDALWAAIGLVPQRPFLFTGTIASNLRFGKEDATDAELWRALEIAQASDFVSQMPEGLDSPIAQGGTNVSGGQRQRLAIARAIVHAPQILVFDDSFSALDLTTDARLRQALWRELPEVTKIVVAQRISTITDADRIVVLDDGGIVGLGTHAELLETSQTYREIVESQLGAEVAR; this comes from the coding sequence GTGCTCGCAAAACTCCTCGTCCGCTATTTGAAGCCGTACGGCTGGCTCATGCTCGGCGTACTGGTGTTCCAGTTCGCGTCGGCACTCGGCTCGCTGTACCTGCCGAGCCTCAATGCCGACATCATCGACAACGGCGTCTCGAAGGGCGACACCGAGTACATCTGGCGCACCGGCCTCGTGATGCTCACCGTCTCACTCGCGCAGATCGTCGCCGCGATCATCGCGACGTACTTCGCCGCCAAGGCCGCCATGAGAATGGGGCGCGATCTGCGCGACGGGATCTTCGAGCGCGTCTCGAGCTTCTCCGAGCGCGAGGTGAGCGGGTTCAGCGCGGGGTCGCTCATCACCCGCAACACCAATGACGTGCAGCAGGTGCAGATGCTCGCGATGATGGGCGCGACGTTCCTGGTGTCGGCGCCCCTGCTCGCGATCGGCGGCGTGCTGCTCGCGATCGAGCAGGCCCCCAGCCTCGCGTGGATCATCGCGGTCTCCGTGCCCGTGCTCCTCGTGGTCGCCGGACTGCTGATCGTCCGCATGGTGCCGCTGTTCCGCAGCTACCAGGGCAAGCTCGACGGGGTGAACCGGGTGATGCGCGAGCAGCTCACCGGCATCCGGGTGATCCGCGCGTTCGTGCGGGAGCCGATCGAGGAGGAGCGCTTCCGTGAGGCCAACACCGACATCATGGTCGTCGGCCGCAAGGTGGGATCGCTCTTCGTCCTCCTCTTCCCCGCGGTGATGCTCATCCTCAACGTGACCGTGATCGGCGTGATCTGGTTCGGCGGGATGCAGGTGGACGCCGGCGACATCCAGATCGGCACCCTTTTCGCCTTCATGCAGTACATCATGATCATCCTCTCGGGGGTCATGATGGCGAGCTTCATGGCGCTCATGATCCCTCGCGCGGCCGTGTCGGCCGAGCGCATCGGCGAAGTTCTGGCGACGAAGTCCACCCTGACGCGATCGGCCGATGCCGAGCCGCTGCTCCCGACGCCCGGCGTCGTGTCGTTCGACGACGTCACCTACACCTACCCGGGCGCCGAGCATCCGATTCTGTCCGGCATCAGCTTCCGCGCAGAGCCGGGGGAGACGGTCGCGATCGTCGGATCGACCGGCGCCGGCAAGAGCACGCTGATCTCGCTGCTGCCCCGCCTGTTCGACGTCACCGACGGCGCGGTGCGGGTCGGGGGAGTCGATGTGCGCGAGGCGGATCTCGATGCGCTCTGGGCCGCGATCGGCCTCGTCCCGCAGCGCCCCTTCCTCTTCACCGGAACCATTGCCTCGAACCTCCGGTTCGGCAAAGAAGACGCCACGGATGCCGAACTGTGGCGGGCGCTCGAGATCGCGCAGGCGAGCGACTTCGTGAGTCAGATGCCCGAAGGACTCGACTCCCCGATCGCGCAGGGCGGCACGAACGTGTCGGGCGGCCAGCGACAGCGTCTCGCGATCGCACGGGCCATCGTCCACGCGCCGCAGATCCTGGTGTTCGACGACTCGTTCTCGGCCCTCGACCTCACGACCGACGCGCGGCTGCGCCAAGCGCTCTGGAGAGAGCTGCCGGAAGTGACCAAGATCGTCGTCGCGCAGCGCATCTCGACGATCACCGACGCGGACCGCATCGTGGTGCTCGACGACGGCGGGATCGTCGGACTCGGCACACACGCGGAATTGCTGGAGACCAGTCAGACCTACCGCGAGATCGTCGAATCCCAGCTCGGAGCGGAGGTCGCGCGATGA
- a CDS encoding GbsR/MarR family transcriptional regulator has protein sequence MAAHPGTGPAEQAAAMLTAAGMARMPARVMMALVGSPDDGYTASELAERLGVSPAAVSGAVRYLVSLRMIQRVSTPGERRDRYDLVDDAWAGVITANAPMYGALAAAMDEIADENTDAPASVSRARDVADFLRYLAERMPRLADEWRSERDADRG, from the coding sequence ATGGCTGCTCACCCCGGCACCGGACCGGCCGAGCAGGCCGCGGCCATGCTCACGGCAGCGGGCATGGCGCGCATGCCGGCGCGGGTGATGATGGCGCTGGTCGGCTCCCCCGACGACGGGTACACCGCCTCCGAGCTCGCCGAACGCCTCGGCGTCTCGCCCGCCGCCGTCTCGGGCGCCGTGCGCTACCTCGTCTCGCTGCGCATGATCCAGCGGGTCTCGACACCCGGCGAGCGCCGAGATCGGTACGACCTCGTCGATGACGCGTGGGCGGGTGTGATCACCGCGAACGCCCCGATGTACGGGGCGCTGGCCGCGGCGATGGACGAGATCGCGGACGAGAACACGGATGCCCCGGCATCCGTGTCCCGCGCGCGAGATGTGGCCGACTTCCTTCGGTACCTCGCCGAGCGGATGCCGCGCCTCGCCGACGAGTGGCGTTCCGAACGCGACGCCGACCGCGGGTAG
- a CDS encoding DUF488 domain-containing protein has protein sequence MAVRLKRVYDDPAPDDGFRVLVDRLWPRGLTKERAALGLWAKDAAPSTALRQAFHRDGLPWDEFEASYRAELAENPAVGALRDELARHPVSTLLYGAQDPERNHAVVLLDVLEA, from the coding sequence ATGGCGGTGAGGCTGAAGCGGGTCTACGACGATCCCGCGCCCGACGATGGGTTCCGCGTGCTCGTGGACCGGCTGTGGCCCCGCGGGCTCACGAAAGAGCGCGCGGCCCTCGGACTGTGGGCGAAGGATGCCGCCCCCTCGACCGCGCTGCGCCAGGCGTTCCACCGCGACGGCCTGCCGTGGGACGAGTTCGAGGCCTCGTACCGCGCCGAGCTCGCCGAGAACCCCGCGGTCGGCGCACTGCGAGACGAGCTGGCGCGGCATCCGGTCTCGACCCTTCTGTACGGCGCGCAGGATCCGGAGCGCAATCACGCCGTGGTCCTCCTCGACGTGCTCGAGGCCTGA
- a CDS encoding SDR family NAD(P)-dependent oxidoreductase — translation MDLTGSSALVTGGASGLGLATARRLAAAGSRVTIVDLPGSAGAEVAAELGGSFAPADVTDAAQVATAVEVAADAGALRVVVNCAGIAPPAKVLDRDGAPTPLDAFERIVRVNLIGTYNVLSQAAAAMARTEPTAGGDRGVIVNTASVAAFDGQIGQPAYAASKGGVHAMTLPVARELARYAIRVVTIAPGIMETPMLMGLPEAAQESLGQQVPYPPRLGKPDEYAGLVMAIVDNGYLNGETIRLDGAIRMAPK, via the coding sequence ATGGACCTCACCGGTTCCTCCGCCCTCGTCACCGGGGGTGCGAGCGGGCTCGGCCTGGCGACCGCCCGGCGCCTCGCCGCTGCGGGCTCGAGGGTCACGATCGTCGACCTGCCCGGCTCGGCCGGCGCCGAGGTCGCCGCCGAACTCGGCGGCTCGTTCGCGCCCGCCGATGTGACCGACGCGGCCCAGGTCGCGACCGCCGTCGAGGTCGCCGCGGACGCAGGCGCGCTGCGCGTGGTCGTGAACTGCGCCGGGATCGCACCGCCCGCGAAGGTCCTCGACCGTGACGGCGCCCCCACGCCGCTCGACGCCTTCGAGCGCATCGTGCGCGTCAACCTCATCGGCACCTACAACGTGCTGTCGCAGGCGGCGGCCGCGATGGCGCGGACCGAGCCCACCGCCGGCGGCGACCGCGGCGTCATCGTCAACACCGCGAGCGTGGCGGCCTTCGACGGGCAGATCGGGCAGCCGGCGTACGCCGCGAGCAAGGGCGGGGTGCACGCCATGACCCTCCCCGTCGCGCGCGAGCTCGCCCGGTACGCGATCCGCGTGGTGACGATCGCCCCCGGCATCATGGAGACGCCGATGCTGATGGGTCTGCCCGAGGCGGCGCAGGAGTCGCTCGGCCAGCAGGTGCCGTACCCGCCGCGCCTCGGCAAGCCCGACGAATACGCCGGGCTGGTGATGGCGATCGTCGACAACGGCTATCTCAACGGCGAGACCATCCGCCTTGACGGCGCCATCCGCATGGCCCCGAAGTAA
- a CDS encoding ribonuclease H family protein — protein sequence MTDASRYTVATDGACKGNPGPAGWAWVGEDGHWAAGSVPSGTNNIGELLGLLKAIEDHPDVEHLIVQADSKYAIDTYTKWMDGHRRRGWKTSTGAPTKNVDILEQLIAARDARRAVGLPDVVLEHVRGHSGHVLNAWADERAVRASEHAAKGVESAWSSLGSHDPIDVSAAPKNGR from the coding sequence GTGACTGACGCCTCCCGCTACACCGTGGCCACCGACGGCGCCTGCAAGGGCAATCCCGGACCGGCGGGCTGGGCGTGGGTCGGCGAGGACGGGCACTGGGCGGCGGGGTCCGTGCCCTCCGGCACGAACAACATCGGCGAGCTGCTGGGGCTGCTCAAGGCCATCGAGGACCACCCGGACGTCGAGCACCTCATCGTCCAGGCAGATTCGAAGTACGCCATCGACACGTACACGAAGTGGATGGACGGGCATCGGCGCCGGGGCTGGAAGACCTCGACCGGCGCCCCGACGAAGAACGTCGACATCCTCGAGCAGCTGATCGCGGCCCGCGATGCGCGGCGCGCGGTCGGGCTGCCGGATGTCGTGCTCGAGCACGTGCGCGGCCACTCCGGCCACGTGCTCAACGCGTGGGCCGACGAGCGGGCGGTGCGCGCGTCGGAGCACGCGGCCAAGGGCGTCGAGAGCGCCTGGTCGTCCCTCGGCTCGCACGACCCCATCGACGTCTCGGCCGCGCCGAAGAACGGCCGCTAA
- a CDS encoding SDR family oxidoreductase has translation MSENTLAGKTILMSGGSRGIGLAIALRAARDGANIALLAKTDTPHPKLEGTVHSAAEQIRAAGGQALPIVGDVRNDDDVTEAVLKTQGEFGGIDIVVNNASVIDLSRSLDLAAKKYDLMQDVNVRGTFMLSRAAVPILKDAANPHILSLSPPLNLAPKWLGAHTGYTLAKYGMTMTTLGLAAEFAKAGIAANTLWPATTIATAAVQFALGGDAMMKVSRTPEIYADAAYEVFLKPAAEYTGQTLIVEDVLRESGVTDFSGYAAVPGTPDDQLFPDIFL, from the coding sequence ATGAGTGAGAACACCCTCGCCGGCAAGACGATCCTGATGTCGGGCGGCAGCCGCGGCATCGGCCTCGCGATCGCGCTGAGGGCTGCGCGCGACGGGGCGAACATCGCCCTGCTGGCCAAGACCGACACGCCACATCCGAAGCTCGAGGGCACGGTCCACTCGGCGGCGGAGCAGATCCGCGCGGCCGGCGGTCAGGCACTGCCGATCGTCGGCGACGTGCGCAACGACGACGACGTCACCGAGGCCGTGCTCAAGACGCAGGGCGAGTTCGGCGGCATCGACATCGTCGTCAACAACGCATCGGTGATCGACCTCTCGCGCTCGCTCGACCTCGCGGCCAAGAAGTACGACCTCATGCAGGACGTCAACGTGCGCGGCACGTTCATGCTCAGCCGCGCGGCCGTGCCGATCCTGAAGGATGCCGCGAACCCGCACATCCTGTCGCTCTCGCCGCCGCTCAACCTGGCGCCGAAGTGGCTGGGCGCGCACACCGGGTACACGCTCGCGAAGTACGGGATGACGATGACGACCCTCGGCCTGGCGGCGGAGTTCGCGAAGGCCGGCATCGCCGCCAACACGCTGTGGCCGGCGACCACGATCGCGACCGCGGCGGTGCAGTTCGCCCTCGGCGGCGACGCGATGATGAAGGTGAGCCGCACGCCGGAGATCTACGCGGATGCCGCGTACGAGGTCTTCCTGAAGCCCGCCGCCGAGTACACCGGCCAGACGCTCATCGTCGAAGACGTGCTTCGGGAGTCCGGCGTCACGGACTTCTCCGGCTACGCGGCGGTGCCGGGCACGCCCGACGACCAGCTCTTCCCCGACATCTTCCTCTGA
- a CDS encoding SRPBCC domain-containing protein, with protein sequence MTDRTDITGTVTDIDGHPNLVLTRTFAARAREVWRELTESARLERWIGRWEGDPSTGHVAFFMTAEDEDAPPEEYTILECDPPRRFAGDTSAGTGSWHLWFELIEKGESTLLVFGQRLNPEDEVGSIGPGWEYYLDRLMAVHKGRDAATVPWSAYFPAMQPAYQRLVAG encoded by the coding sequence ATGACCGACCGCACCGACATCACCGGCACCGTGACCGACATCGACGGGCACCCGAACCTCGTGCTCACCCGCACGTTCGCGGCACGCGCGCGCGAAGTGTGGCGCGAGCTGACCGAGTCCGCGCGGCTCGAGCGCTGGATCGGCCGATGGGAAGGTGATCCGTCCACCGGCCACGTCGCCTTCTTCATGACCGCCGAAGACGAGGACGCGCCGCCCGAGGAGTACACGATCCTCGAATGCGACCCGCCCCGCCGCTTCGCGGGCGACACGTCGGCGGGGACCGGCTCGTGGCACCTGTGGTTCGAGCTCATCGAGAAGGGCGAGTCGACGCTGCTCGTGTTCGGCCAGCGCCTCAACCCCGAGGACGAAGTCGGCTCCATCGGACCGGGCTGGGAGTACTACCTCGATCGCCTCATGGCCGTGCACAAGGGACGGGATGCCGCGACCGTGCCGTGGAGCGCATACTTCCCCGCGATGCAGCCGGCCTACCAGCGCCTCGTCGCGGGCTGA
- the rlmN gene encoding 23S rRNA (adenine(2503)-C(2))-methyltransferase RlmN: MTDQPPVRTTKPRQVRPATEGWTQQKDAEGRPLLQFASPKRGKPPVHLADLTPEQRVEKVKELGLPGFRARQLEKHYFQHWTHDPAAMTDLPAAGREEFVHGMLPPLLTEVRRLETDRGDTIKFLWKLHDGALVESVLMRYPGRITLCVSSQAGCGMNCPFCATGQAGLTRNMSAAEIVEQIVRANRLIADGGLGGKKRDDHSAERVSNIVFMGMGEPLANYARVMQAVRVMTDKDHGLGMSARGITVSTVGLVPAITKLANEDIPVTFALSLHAPDDRLRDELIPVNSRWKVDEALDAARDYFDKTGRRVSIEYALIKDMNDHAWRADLLAEKLNARGRGWVHVNPIPLNPTPGSIWTASEVPVQNEFVRRLNEAGVPTTLRDTRGKEIDGACGQLVATEDDEAVAAVTPLEA, from the coding sequence ATGACCGACCAGCCCCCCGTGCGCACCACCAAGCCCCGTCAGGTGCGTCCCGCCACCGAGGGCTGGACCCAGCAGAAGGATGCCGAGGGGCGTCCTCTCCTGCAGTTCGCATCGCCGAAGCGGGGCAAGCCCCCGGTGCACCTGGCCGATCTGACGCCCGAGCAGCGCGTCGAGAAGGTCAAGGAGCTCGGACTCCCCGGATTCCGCGCCAGGCAGCTCGAGAAGCACTACTTCCAGCACTGGACCCACGATCCCGCCGCCATGACGGATCTTCCCGCCGCCGGCCGCGAGGAGTTCGTGCACGGGATGCTGCCCCCGCTCCTCACCGAAGTGCGCCGTCTCGAGACCGACCGCGGCGACACGATCAAGTTCCTCTGGAAGCTCCACGACGGCGCGCTCGTCGAGTCCGTGCTCATGCGCTATCCCGGCCGCATCACGCTGTGCGTCTCGAGCCAGGCGGGCTGCGGAATGAACTGCCCCTTCTGCGCGACCGGCCAGGCGGGGCTCACCCGCAACATGTCGGCGGCGGAGATCGTGGAGCAGATCGTGCGCGCCAACCGCCTGATCGCCGATGGCGGCCTCGGCGGGAAGAAGCGCGACGACCATTCCGCGGAGCGTGTCTCGAACATCGTCTTCATGGGCATGGGGGAGCCGCTCGCCAACTACGCCCGCGTGATGCAGGCTGTGCGCGTCATGACCGACAAGGACCACGGTCTCGGCATGAGCGCCCGCGGGATCACCGTGTCGACGGTGGGGCTCGTGCCCGCGATCACCAAGCTCGCGAACGAGGACATCCCGGTGACGTTCGCCCTGTCGCTCCACGCGCCCGACGACCGCCTGCGCGACGAGCTCATCCCGGTGAACTCCCGGTGGAAGGTCGACGAGGCGCTGGATGCCGCGCGCGACTACTTCGACAAGACGGGTCGCCGCGTGTCGATCGAGTACGCCCTCATCAAGGACATGAACGACCACGCGTGGCGCGCCGACCTGCTGGCCGAGAAGCTCAACGCCCGCGGCCGCGGCTGGGTGCACGTGAACCCGATCCCGCTCAACCCGACCCCGGGTTCGATCTGGACCGCGTCCGAGGTCCCCGTTCAGAACGAGTTCGTGCGCCGTCTCAACGAAGCCGGTGTTCCGACGACCCTTCGCGACACGCGTGGCAAGGAGATCGACGGGGCCTGCGGTCAGCTGGTCGCCACGGAGGACGACGAGGCCGTCGCCGCCGTCACCCCGCTCGAGGCCTGA
- a CDS encoding ABC transporter ATP-binding protein, with translation MSDEKRTRARSRKPVEQVLSAEEKLEIEMGEQARIAADDWSGAVAPGKAARFGPSFRRLLGLLKPSAVPFAFASLLGAIGVVLAVLSPKVLGEATNILFEGVISGMAPAGATQAQVVAALEAQGQQDLANIVGAMRHFVPGAGVDFIALSRVLLIVLALYFASSLLMWLQGYVINVIMVRTMWRLREDVEAKINRLPLRYFDRVQRGELISRVTNDIDNITQMMQQSLSSALTAVLTVVGVLIMMLSISWQLTLVVLISFPLMGVLFGVIGPRSQKAFGVQWRKVGRLNARVEESFSGHALVKVFGREEASREAFRVENEELYRASFTAQFLSNIMMPAMMFIGNLTYVGIAVFGALMVAGGQLRLGDVQAFIQYSQQFTQPLSELGGMAAVVQSGTASAERVFELLDETEEEPDAADAPAPVDGDGTIEFQDVTFSYSADRPLIHDLSFRVEPGQTVAIVGPTGAGKTTLVNLIMRFYELEGGRILLNGQSIAELTRRDIRAKTGMVLQDPWLFAGTIRDNIRYGRADATDADILEAARATYVDRFVHSLPDGYDTVLDEEASNISAGEKQLITIARAFVAQPSVLILDEATSSVDTRTELLLQHAMAALRKGRTSFVIAHRLSTIRDADLILVMENGGIAEQGSHDELIAAKGAYFRLYNSQFEQAATDPDDVLGALERAAELDELDEMEEEGSPVR, from the coding sequence ATGAGCGACGAGAAGCGTACCCGCGCGCGTTCGCGCAAGCCCGTCGAGCAGGTGCTCTCCGCCGAGGAGAAGCTCGAGATCGAGATGGGCGAGCAGGCGCGCATCGCCGCCGACGACTGGTCCGGTGCTGTCGCGCCGGGCAAGGCGGCCCGATTCGGCCCGTCGTTCCGCCGCCTGCTCGGCCTGCTCAAGCCCAGCGCCGTGCCGTTCGCCTTCGCCTCCCTCCTCGGGGCGATCGGCGTCGTGCTCGCGGTGCTCTCGCCCAAGGTGCTCGGCGAGGCCACCAACATCCTCTTCGAAGGCGTCATCTCCGGCATGGCCCCGGCCGGTGCCACCCAGGCGCAGGTCGTCGCCGCCCTCGAGGCGCAGGGTCAGCAGGACCTCGCCAACATCGTCGGCGCCATGCGGCACTTCGTCCCGGGCGCGGGTGTCGACTTCATCGCCTTGAGCCGCGTCCTCCTGATCGTGCTGGCGCTGTACTTCGCGTCCTCGCTGCTGATGTGGCTCCAGGGCTACGTCATCAACGTGATCATGGTGCGCACGATGTGGCGCCTGCGCGAGGACGTCGAGGCGAAGATCAACCGTCTGCCGCTGCGCTACTTCGATCGCGTGCAGCGTGGCGAGCTCATCTCCCGCGTCACCAACGACATCGACAACATCACGCAGATGATGCAGCAGTCGCTGTCCTCGGCGCTGACCGCCGTGCTCACGGTCGTCGGCGTGCTCATCATGATGCTGTCGATCTCGTGGCAGCTGACGCTCGTCGTGCTGATCAGCTTCCCGCTCATGGGCGTGCTGTTCGGCGTCATCGGACCCCGTTCGCAGAAGGCGTTCGGGGTGCAGTGGCGCAAGGTCGGACGCCTCAACGCGCGCGTCGAGGAGTCCTTCTCGGGTCACGCGCTCGTCAAGGTCTTCGGCCGTGAGGAGGCGTCGCGCGAGGCGTTCCGCGTCGAGAACGAAGAGCTCTACCGGGCATCGTTCACCGCGCAGTTCCTCTCGAACATCATGATGCCCGCGATGATGTTCATCGGGAACCTCACCTACGTCGGCATCGCCGTCTTCGGCGCGCTCATGGTTGCGGGCGGCCAGCTGCGGCTCGGCGACGTGCAGGCGTTCATCCAGTACTCGCAGCAGTTCACCCAGCCGTTGTCCGAGCTCGGCGGCATGGCCGCCGTGGTGCAGTCGGGCACGGCATCCGCGGAGCGGGTCTTCGAACTGCTCGACGAGACCGAGGAGGAGCCCGACGCCGCCGACGCGCCTGCGCCGGTGGACGGCGACGGCACGATCGAGTTCCAGGACGTCACGTTCTCGTACTCGGCCGATCGTCCGCTCATCCACGATCTGTCCTTCCGGGTCGAGCCCGGCCAGACGGTCGCCATCGTCGGTCCGACCGGCGCGGGCAAGACGACCCTGGTCAACCTCATCATGCGGTTCTACGAGCTGGAGGGCGGGCGCATCCTGCTCAACGGCCAGAGCATCGCCGAACTGACGCGTCGCGACATCCGGGCCAAGACCGGCATGGTGCTGCAGGATCCGTGGCTGTTCGCCGGCACGATCCGAGACAACATCCGGTACGGGCGGGCCGACGCGACCGACGCCGACATCCTCGAAGCCGCGCGCGCGACCTACGTCGACCGATTCGTGCACTCCCTCCCCGACGGGTACGACACCGTCCTCGACGAGGAGGCGTCGAACATCTCGGCCGGCGAGAAGCAGCTCATCACCATCGCCCGGGCGTTCGTCGCCCAGCCGTCGGTGCTCATCCTCGACGAGGCGACCAGCTCGGTCGACACGCGCACCGAGCTGCTGCTGCAGCACGCGATGGCCGCGCTCCGCAAGGGACGCACGTCGTTCGTCATCGCGCACCGCCTGTCGACGATCCGCGACGCCGACCTGATCCTGGTGATGGAGAACGGCGGCATCGCCGAGCAGGGCAGCCACGACGAGCTCATCGCTGCGAAGGGGGCGTACTTCCGCCTCTACAACTCGCAGTTCGAGCAGGCCGCGACCGATCCCGACGACGTCCTCGGGGCCCTCGAGCGCGCCGCCGAGCTCGACGAGCTCGACGAGATGGAGGAGGAGGGCTCGCCGGTACGGTGA
- a CDS encoding LysE family translocator: protein MVPPENLLAFTLAALVLIVIPGPSVLFTIGRALALGRIGGLLSVLGNALGLLPVIGLVALGVGGIVAQSIVLFTIVKVAGAAYLMYLGVQAIRHRYRAAEQASGALPPRSAWRQLGEGFVVGITNPKTIAFFVAVLPQFVDLSAGSVPLQMVQLGLVFFVIALLSDGAWALAAAGARSWFGKSPKRIARLSATGGGLMIGLGGILLFTGAEH, encoded by the coding sequence GTGGTCCCTCCCGAGAACCTTCTCGCCTTCACGCTCGCCGCGCTGGTGCTCATCGTGATCCCCGGGCCGAGCGTGCTCTTCACGATCGGCCGGGCGCTCGCACTCGGCCGCATCGGCGGACTGCTGAGCGTCCTCGGCAACGCGCTCGGCCTGCTGCCGGTGATCGGCCTCGTCGCGCTCGGCGTCGGCGGCATCGTCGCCCAGTCGATCGTGCTGTTCACGATCGTCAAGGTCGCGGGCGCCGCGTATCTCATGTACCTCGGCGTGCAGGCGATCCGCCATCGCTACCGCGCCGCCGAGCAGGCCAGCGGCGCACTCCCCCCGCGCTCGGCCTGGCGTCAGCTGGGCGAAGGCTTCGTCGTGGGCATCACGAACCCCAAGACCATCGCGTTCTTCGTCGCGGTGCTGCCGCAGTTCGTCGACCTCTCGGCGGGATCGGTGCCGCTGCAGATGGTCCAGCTCGGCCTGGTCTTCTTCGTCATCGCGCTGCTCTCGGACGGCGCATGGGCGCTCGCCGCCGCCGGCGCGAGGTCCTGGTTCGGCAAGTCGCCGAAGCGCATCGCGCGCCTCTCCGCGACCGGGGGCGGTCTCATGATCGGGCTCGGCGGCATCCTGCTGTTCACCGGCGCGGAGCACTGA